gagctggtcatgtggaggcttgttttgtgtctcattactgtctggctgctaattaaggaaaaaaatactaaGGGGgctgagtcaagctaattaaaactaagactaaagaagttaattagcatcaaaaactggttactaattaagaagatggttagaatgaaaacctgcagccactgtggccgtcCAGGatcggagttcaacacccctgctctACAGTCTTTACATCAAATTACTAACCCAGCATCCCTGGAGTCAACATTTCTGTGGCTGTGGGTCATGTTCTTATTGTTATGCCAGGCTAGAGGGCGCTATACAGACTTTAGTTTGACTTACCAGCCTAGGGAGCAGTTGGCTCATTTTTGCACTGGGCTTGCAGGCGCCATACAGCCTTGATGTTAAACTACTAGACTTGAGTCTTTGGGCCCACCAGATCAGCCCCCCTGAGGTTGTATCCTCATTGCTATGCCAGGCTAGAGGGCGCTATATAGGATTTACAATGTGCTCCCTGTTGTACCAGGCCTGCAGGCGCTATACAGCCTTCACACAGACCAGACCAGAGGCCTTGGGCCCGCCAGTTTAGCACCTTTGGGTTGTGTGCTCATTGTTACATCAGGCTAGGGGGCGCTATATACAGCTTTACAATTGGCTTCCAGCCCAGGGTCTCATAGAGTGTGATGTGCTCTTTACTATGGCAGACCGCCTTCTCTGCCCAGGGAGCTGGACCCCCTATTATAGCACCTTGGTGATATAGGTGGTGTTCCGGTTATTTTACCAGgacaggtggatgctacacaacCTTTCTAAAGGAACAGGAATTTGAGACCCAGCAACATAATTGCTTTGGGGGGGCTATACAGCATTAGCATTGAAATATCTGCCCAGAGGAACCGGACCACCATAACAGTGCCTTGCGGGGACAGTGTGCTTATTACCATTCCTCATTACTAGGACagaactgcagtgggttggcacacATCCCTAACATTTAAACTTGAACTCATAAATGCTTGATTGAGTAGTATGGTGGTCTAGAGGCGCTATATATCTTTAGAACCCTGGATCGACTATCAGAGTGTGCCAGGTGGACATCATACTCATTTTATACCAGGCCGGTTGGCATTATACAACCTTTACCTTGGACCCTCCAGTAAAGCACCCATTACGTTGTACACATGCTCTTATGTCAAGCTAGGGGGCGCTCTACAGGACTTATAGTGACTTACCAGCCTAGGGGCCTATGTGCTCATTTCTGTACCCGGCCTGGAGGAGGCATACCACCCTTACATTGAATTGCCAACCCAGGGGCCTGAATACCTTTGGGCTCTGTGCTCGTTATTACATCAGGCTAGGGGGCGCTATAAATTGCCATATTTTAAATTGCCAGCCCACACAGCAATATGTTCATTAATGTACCAGGCATGCTGATGCCCAGAGGCCTTGGGCCCACCATTATAGCACACTTAGGTTTTATGTAACAGGCTGGGGGGCTCTATACAGAATTACTTTTGAATTGCCAGCCTAGGGAGCAATGTGCTTAATATTATACAAGGCTAGAGGGCGCTACAGAGCCTTCACATTCAGTGACCACCCTGGAGGCCCTGGACCCACCGCTATAGCACCTTTAAGTTTTTGGCTTATTGTTATACCAGGATAGGGGGCACTATACAACCTTCACATTTAATTACCAGTGCAGAGACTCTGGACACACCACTATAATACCTTTGTGTTTTGTGCTCATTCTTCTACCAAGCTAGGGGGCGCTATACTACTTATACATTGAATTACCAGCCTAGAGGCTCTGGACACACCAGTCTAGTACTTTTGGGTTGTGTGCTTATTGTTATGCCAGGCTAGGGGGCGCTATACAGCCTTTACCTTGAATTACTATATTAGAGACACTGGGACACCTTTATAGTACCTTTGGGTTGTGTGTTCATTGTTATGCCAGGATAAGGGGGGACTATACAGGATTAATTTAGAATTGCAAGTTGAGagcctccctcagtccaaagacatgcaggttaggtggattggcgattctaaattgtccctagtgtgtgtgtgtgtgtgtgtgtgtgtcctgtggtgggttggcgccctgcccgggattggttcctgccttgcgccttgtgttggctgggattggcgccagcacacccccatgaccctgtgttcgaattcagcaggttggaaaatggatggattggtgaAGTTGAGAGAGCAATCTGTTCATTTTTGTGCCAGGTGTACTACAGGACAATACCAAGGTAGGGGGCGCCATACACCTTTCACATTGCATTAACATCCCAGAGGCCCTGGACTCACAATTAGAGTGCCCTTAAGTTTTGTACTCATTCTTCTACCAGGCTAGGGGGCGCTATACAGCCTTCATATTGAGTTTCCAGCCTAGAGTCTCTGGGCACACCATTCTATTACCCTTGGGTTGTGTGCTTATTGTTACACCAGGCTAGAGGGCGCTATACAGCCTTTACCTTGAATTACTTTCTTAGAGACACTGGCATACCTTTATAGTACCTTTGGGTTGTGTGCTTATTGTTGTATGAGACTAGGGGGCGCTATACAGCCTTGCAATTGAATTACCAGCCCAGAGTCTCTGGGCCCACCATTATTGAGCCCTTaggttttgtactcatttttctACTAGGCTAGGGGGCGCTATACAGCCTTTGTATTGAGTTTCCAGCCTAGAGTCTCTGGCCACACAATTATAGGACCTTTAGATTTTGTACTCATTCTTCTACTTGGCTAGGGGGCGCTATACAGATTTACAATGAATTACCATCCTAGAGAACAAAACCAGGCTAGGGGGCGCTATACTACCTATTCATTGAATTACCAGCCTAGAGTCTCTGGCTATACCATTCTAGTATTGGATTGTGTGCTTATTGTTACAGGAGGCTAGAGGGCGCTATACAGCCTTTACCTTGAATTACTTTCTTAGAGACACTGGCATACCTTTATAGTACCTTTGGGTTGTGTGCTTATTGTTGTATGAAACTAGGGGACACTATACAGCCATGCAATTGAATTACCTGCCTAGAGTCTCTGGGCCCACCATTATTGAGCCCTTAGGTTTTGTATTCATTCTTCTACTAGGGTTAGGGGGCGCTATACAGCCTTTACACTGAATTACCATCCTAGAGAACAATACCAGGCTAGGGGGCGCTATACTACCTATTCATTGAATTACCAGCCTAGAGTCTCTGGCTATACCATTTTAGTACTCCTGGATTGTGTGCTTATTGTTACAGGAGGCTAGGGGGCGCTATACAGCCTTTGCCTTGAATTACTTTCCTAGAGACACTGGCATACCTTTATAGTACCTTTGGGTTGTGTGCTTATTGTTGTATGAGACTAGGGGGCGCTATACAGCCATGCAATTGAATTACCCACCTAGAGTCTCTGGGCCCACCATTATTGAGCCCTTAGGTTTTGTATTCATTCTTCTACTAGGGTTAGGAGGCGCTATACAGCCTTTACACTGAATTACCATCCTAGAGAACAATATCAGGCTAGGGGGCGCTATACTAGCTATTCATTGAATTACCAGCCTAGAGTCTCTGGCTATACCATTCTAGTACTCTTGGGTTGTGTGCTTATTATTACAGGAGGCTAGGGGGCGCTATACAGCCTTGCAATTGAATTATCCGCCTAGAGTCTCTGGGCCCACCATTATTGAGCCCTTAGGTTTTGTACTCATTCTTCTACTAGGCTAGGGGGCGCTATACAGCCTTTACACTGAATTACCATCCTAGAGAACAATATCAGGCTAGGGGGCGCTATACTAGCTATTCATTGAATTACCGGCCTAGAGTCTCTGGCTATACCATTCTAGTACTCCTGGGTTGTGTGCTTATTGTTACAGGAGGCTAGGGGGCGCTATACAGCCTTTACCTTGAATTACTTTCTTAGAGACACTGGCATTCCTTTATAGTACCTTTGGGTTGTGTGTTCACTGTTACACCAGGCTAGGGGGCGCTACACAGCCTTCATATTGAGTTTCTAGTCTAGAGTCTCTGGCCACACTGTTGTAGTACTCTTGGGACGTGTTACATGAGGCTAGGGGGCGCTATACAGCCTTGGCATTGAATTTCCAGCCGGAGGAGGTGATGTGCTTATTATTTCCCAGGCCAGTCGGGTTCCTATACCACTTTTAcacagcagcagtagcagcagccCTGGTGCCCTGAGCTTTTTAATATAGCGCCCCACAATCCCGAGCCAACCCCAACACCTTTTCTCAGCCACATTTTCTTACGCTGGCCTTGTCTAAAATGAGGACTCAGTATCcacacattttgatttttttccccaaaaccaAGAAGAGAAGATCGCCAGgcagagaggaagaggaggacatACCCGTGCCCATCAGCTGTCGCTGGGTCTGCCATGGTCCACTCCTCAACTCAAGACACCTTCCCCTTGCCTCTGCTTTTggatgctttatttaaaaaataaaccaaagagcAATACTCTAGAAGGCGGCTCGGAGGCGTGGGGCCCGCTCCCCACCGAgtccagtccctgctgctggCTCAGTCCTCATACCGTCGTCACCCGCATGACCACCTCGCGGTTGGAGCTGCCGCTCAGCCGGTGCTCGCTGGGCCGCAGgtggctcaggatgtgcaggATCGTGTAGCCACAGTGGTGGTTGAGAATAGTCCTAACACGCTGTCCTCGTCGGCCGCTCCTGTCGTTGGCCGAGGGGTGTCCGCTCCGTGAACCGCGACCCCCAGCTGCCTTATTAGAGCCACTCAGGGCCTCCCCCAGGTCCTTGGCCTTTTCATAGTTCAGTACCTTCCACTGCTGGTTGACTGCCTGCCAGCGTTTAAAAATCCGGTAGACTGAGGAGCCTTCGTGGATGATGAGACCTGAGGTGGACAAGAGAAGAGTGAGGAGGTCAGCGAGGAGCTTCGCAATGGTGGCCACCAGCTAGCTGTGTGTGGCACATTAAGCCTGAGCCCACCAGAGTTCTAGATGACTTCAGGGCCATCTGGCTACCCCTGTGTGACCACATCTCCCCTGACCCCATTAAAGTCCAGTAAGTGAAGCTTGAATCCAGATGACCAccatccctcctcctcctccttgaccCAATTTCAGCACCCCACCCCTTGACATTACCTGCCTCACACATTTATAGAATGACTGTGCTTGACCTTATGACGCTGTGCTGGACTACAGGTGACCTCAGCATGTCCAGTCTGAGCCCATCAGAGCTCAGCAGGCCAGGTTCTTTCTGTTGACCTCAGCCCATTCTCCTTGACCAAAGCACACTTCGGCAGGTCTTATCAAGCTCTCTCCTACACTTCATTTCCACCTTAGCTTCACATGGCACAGGAGCATCACACTTGACCCCAGCTGACTTCAGTACACCTTATTTGACCCTTGGCGATTTCACCACTTGACCTCGGTTAACCACAGCACACCTTATCTAACTTTAATCCATCACTTCGCACATGACCCCAGTTGACCTCAGCACATCCACTTTGACTTCAGCCCACATCACCTGACCCACCTGACCTCAACACACCTTATTTGATCCTACCTATTTTATCAAGTCTCACCTGACCGAAATTGACCTCATCACACCCTATTTGGCCCTATCATCACTTCTTGGTTGACCTTCGTTGGCCTCTGCAAACACCCATCTTGACCTCAGCATACCTTATCTGACCCTACCCGACTTCATCACTTCCCACCTGACCCCAGTTGACCTCAGCACACCCACTTTGACTTCAGTCCATCTTGTCTGATCCTACCTGACCTCATCCTATCCCACTTGACCTCAACACACATTATTTGACCCTAACTGGCTTCATCACTTCCTGTTTGACCTCAATTGGCCTCAACACACCTTGTCTGACCTTATCTGACCTCCTCCTATCCCACCTTACCTCATCACACCTTATCTGATCCTAACTGACCTCATCACTTCCTGTTTAACCTGATCTCAGCAGACCATATTTGACCCTACGTGATTTCATCAGTTCTCACCTGATACCAATTAACATCATTATAGCCTATTTGACCCTACCTGAATTCATCTCTTCCTGTTTAACCACAGTTGGACTCTGCAAACCCACCTTGACCTCATCACACCCTATTTGACcccacatcacttcctgtttaaCCTCAATTGGCCTCAGCACACCTTATCTGACCTTACCTGACCAAACTGGTTCTGACTTGGCCTCATCTCATCTCACTTTATCTGACCCTACCCGACATCATCACTTCCCACCTGCCCCCAGTTGGCCTCTGCACACCCACCTTGACCTCATCACACCCTATTTGGACCTATCATCACTTCCTGGTTGACCTTTGTTGGCCTCTGCAAACACCCATCTTGACCTCAGCATACCTTATCTGATCCTACCTGACCACATCATTTCCCACCTGGCCTCATCTCATCTTACCTGAGCCTACCCAACTTCATCACTTCCCGCCTTGACCTCAGCACACCCACTTTGACTTTAGTACACATCACCTGATCTCAACACATCTTATTTgatcctatatacagtatttcatcaaTTCTCACCTGACCCCTATTtgaccctacatcacttcctgtttgaCCTCAGCACACCTTATCTGACCTTACCTGACCACATGGGTTCTGACTTGACCTCATCTCATCTCACTTTATCTTACCCTACCCGACATCATCACTTCCCACCTACCCCCAGGTGACCTCAGAACACCCACATTGACTTCAGCCCATCTTGTGTGACCCTACCTGACCTCCTCCTGTCCCACTTGACCTCATCATACCTTATCTGACCTAACCTGACCAAATTGATTCTAACTTGACCTCATCTCACTTTTTCTGATCGTACCCGACATCATCACTTCCCACCTACCCTCAGTTGGTCTCTGCACACCAATCTTGACCTCATCACACCCTATTTGGCCCTATCATCACTTCCTGGTTGACCTTCATTGTACTCTGCAAACACCTATCTTGACCTCAGCATACCTTATCTGACCCTACCTGACTTTATCACTTCCTACCTGACCCCAGTTGACCTCAGCACGCCTTATCTGACCTTACCTGACCTCCTTCTATCCTACTTGACCTCATCTCATCTTACCTGAGCCTACCCGACTTCATCACTTCCTGCCTTGACCTCAGCACACCCACTTTGACTTCAGTACACATCACCTGAACTCATCACATGTCACCTGACCTCAACACACCTTATTTgatcctatatacagtatttcatcaaTTCTCACCTGAACCCTATTtgaccctacatcacttcctgtttgaCCTCAGCACACCTTATCTGACCTTACCTGACCACATGGGTTCTGACTTGACCTCATCTCATCTCATGCTGACCCTACCCAACATCATCACTTCCCACCTGCCCCCAGGTGACCTCAGAACACCCACATTGACTTCAGCCCATCTTGTGTGACCCTACCTGACCTCTTCCTATCCTACTTGACCTCATCACTTTCTGTTTAACCACATCCACCCTGATCTCAGCAGATCATATTTGACCCTACCTGATTTCATCAGTTCTCACCTGATCCCAGTTAACCTCATTATAGCCTAATTGACCCTACCTGAATTCATCTCTTCTTGTTTAACCCCAGTTGGACTCTGCAAACCCACCTTGACCTCATCACACCCTATTTGACctcacatcacttcctgtttaaCCTCAATTGGCATCAGCACACCTTATCTGATCTTACCTGACCAAATTGGTTCTGACTTAGCCTCATCTCATCTCACTTTATCTGACCCTACCCAACTTTATCACTTCCCACGTGACCCCAGTTGACCTCAGCACACCCGCATTGACTTCAGCACACCATATTTGACCCTACCTGACCTCATCACTTCCTGTTTAACCTCAGTAGGCTTCTGCACTGTGCACTCACCTTGACCTCAGCACACCTTATCTGACCCTACACAACTATAGCACTTCAAACCTGACCCCAGTTGACTTAAGCACATCCGCCTTGATCTTAGAAGACCTTACCCGACTCTGGTTCCATCAATTCTCACCAGACAACAATTAACCTCATCATAGCCTATTTGACCCTACCGGACTTCATCTCTTCCTGTTTAACCTCAGTGGGCCTCTACACACCCACCTTGACCTCAGCACACCTTATCTGACCCTACATGACCTTAGAACACCTTACTTGAACCTACCTGACTTCATCGCTTCTTTTGAGACCCCTGTTGACCTCACATGGCCATCTTCACCTCACCCTTCCTGACGTCATCACTTCTCACCTAACACCAGCTGATCTCGGTTCTCCTTATCTGATCTTACCTGAGCTCATCACTTCCCACTTGACCTCAGCACTCCTTATGTGACACTGCCTGACCTCAGCACATCTGCTTTGACCTCATCACACTTCTCTGACCCTGCCCAACTTCATCACTTCCCACCAGACCCCAGTTAACCTTGGTCCACCCTCCTCCCTACCATTTACCTGCACTCAGCACATTCTACTTGACCCTCCCACCTTGACCAGGTGTGATTGATTCAAGTTGACCTTGTGTCCTCCTACTTGAGCCCACCTGACCTTTGGTTTGCGCCCAAATTTGCTTTTGGAATCCTCGCTCAATGAGAATATCAATGTTGCCCCCTAGGTGTCCATTCAAGCTGGCTCTGTGTTTAGCAGGCCCAGCAGAGTGCGGGTGGTGCTCACCTATACAGACAATGTCCATGAAGCCATACATTCCATAGCAGATCTGAAAGAGCAGGTCCTGGCGCTGCCACTTTGCCGACGGGCTCAGTGAGGACCAGATGAGCCAGGAGATGCTAGCAATGAGAAACAGGGAACCCAGGATTATTGCGGCGATTTGCACCTTCTCAATCACCGTCAAGGAGATGGCCTGCCACTGAAACACAGAAGAGGAGACAACTGAGAGGCTGGAGTGGCAGTGgtgtggaggagtggaggtgggtGCTGGTGGGCCACATACCTGAAGGGGGTTCTTGGTGCTGATGGCCAGGACCTGGTACTTGAAGTAGCAGAGCTCACAGCTCCAGGAGCCCCTCTCACTTATCCACCGGATCAGGCAGGGCTGGTGTGTGCAGCGAACAGAACCGTCACATCGGCATGGGCTCAGGAGCTCCCCCTGCAGGACAGATAGAGTTCTTGTGTTATACTGCACCGTTTAGCAGACAAACCGACAACAGAAAGCCAGGATGCTTCACATTGCTCGGAATCCCACCCACCACACCCATTAAACGTCTTATTGTCCCATATGGTGATTCAGCCCCACTTCAATAGATGGCCACTTCTACCATCTCACATACAGGAGTACTTTTGGGGCAATGGACAGGAGCTCAGCCTGACTGAGACAGATGGCACTTTCAAGCACCACCATATTTGCCCAACCACACTGAGTACCTTTGTGGGCACACTAAAGCGGAAGGAGTTCAGGGTCCACCATAAACTTAGTGTCCACTCTGACTAGCTTCTTCATGCTGGAGATCACATTTGGGGCAGAGAAGAGGTTGGGTGGTTGTTGTCAGGACGACATCTTGGTAAGTCAGCAGGCTAAATAATTGAAGTTGGTCACAGCCCATCAAGGTCACTCACTGCCTGGCACGTCTGGTGTTCTGGTTGCCCACTGGAGGAGCTGAAATAATCTCTAGGAGTACAAAGGAGGAGGAATATGTGGGCCGTGGCAGAAAGGGACATCCAGGGCAACATGAAACCAAAGCTTTGGCACGATTTGTGACATCCAAGAGTCTGACCCTACCTGATTTTATCACTTTCCACTTGACCTCTGTTGATCTTAGCAGGCATCATCTGATACAAACCGATTTCACCACTTCCCACCTGACCCCAGTTGCGCCCGGCACACACACCTTGACCTTAGCCCACATTTTATCTGACCCTACCTGGTTTAATCAATTCTCACCTGACCCCAGTTGACCTCACACGCTATTTGACCCTACATCACTTCATCGCTTCCTGTTTGACCCCAGTTCACCTCTGCCCACCCACCTTGACCTCGCACACCCTATCTGACCCTACATGACCTTAGCACACCTTACCTAAACCTACCTGCCTTCATTACTTCTTTTGAGACCCCCTCCCCCCGTTGACCTCACATGCCCATCTTCACCTCACCCGACGCCAGCTGACCTCGGCTCTGCTTACCTGACCATACCTGAGCTCATCACTTCCCACTTGACCTCAGCACACCTTATCTGACCCTGCCCAACGTCATCATTTCCCACCAGACGCCAGTTAACCTCAGCCCACCCCACCCCATTTTACCTGCACTCAGCACAATCTACTTGACCCTCCCACCTTGACCAGGTATGATTGATCCAAGTGTGCCACCATCCTGACATGGGACAACAATTGATcagtgttttatatagtgccattaacaGCACGAGTTACAGTCACAAGTCGATATAAAGCACCATCAGAACATGTCCAGATCTACCTTGGCAgattctcattttttaaattttcattgttataattggtcttttttaaaatgtataatgtgcTACAATCTTCGACTCTAAAGTGGCATTGGCAGATGTAAGCGTGACGAAGGATGCAttggcgccccctgcaggccgATTTCCGCCTATTTTCCTTCAGAATAGGCTCCGCCTCTCCAGAGCCCTGGCCAGACCAAAGTGGGATggaggaaaatggatggagggttAGATTATTGAGTATTAAGACACTTTGGTTAAATGATTGGTTTCTAGAACGACATAGAAATCATGTCAGGCACCTCCGAACGAGAAAACCCCCTCATGTGATAGACCATCGGACTCGTCTTGATGTCTGGTTATGCAAGATGTGGCCCTCAAGACCCGAAAACCCGTCATTTTCAGGCCATTTTTGGACCGCGTTTTTTTTATGCAGGAGATCACACTCTTATGATAAAAGGTTAACCATTAGGCGTCTGCAGCAAAAATGGTCAGAAGAATTTGAAGTTGAGCAGGCCCAAATTAACGGACCCCCTAATGGGAGAGGAGGGgttaaagttactccttttcacaaaccaTCGCAAAAAACATGAAATCGTTAATCTCAGCATATGGAGGGTCTTTTAATGttgtttcaaggttgctgattcTGAATGggatcatatttttgatatctgattcttcACCGGTGGTCCTCCTGCCCTCCCAGGaggtcaaaaatgacaaattcgaAACCTAAGCACGTGCGGTATCGtttcagactatttcaaggtcagtgatatgAATATGaggttacttttgatttttgatcctttaataGCCCTCTAAGGACCTCCATCAGAGggtgacaaatgacaaattacaatCGAGAACATTGATATTGAAGCAAATATTTAATGCAACTCTTCTTGTTCATTATGTACTTcttccttcatccatccattatccaacccgctatatcctaactacaggttcatgggggtctgctggtgccaatctcagccaacacagggcgcaaggcaggaaacaaaccccaggcagggcgccagcccaccgcagt
The sequence above is drawn from the Erpetoichthys calabaricus chromosome 3, fErpCal1.3, whole genome shotgun sequence genome and encodes:
- the marchf9 gene encoding E3 ubiquitin-protein ligase MARCHF9; protein product: MFKYRIRMFFNELKVLVLMRSGSRQADPDTDTDRRSAMRGTSGCGWPPFSDCSSRDDDEEYYGREPRPRSLAFEERDTKVQVGLDGVSLGSSPESGMRTPQCRICFQGPEQGELLSPCRCDGSVRCTHQPCLIRWISERGSWSCELCYFKYQVLAISTKNPLQWQAISLTVIEKVQIAAIILGSLFLIASISWLIWSSLSPSAKWQRQDLLFQICYGMYGFMDIVCIGLIIHEGSSVYRIFKRWQAVNQQWKVLNYEKAKDLGEALSGSNKAAGGRGSRSGHPSANDRSGRRGQRVRTILNHHCGYTILHILSHLRPSEHRLSGSSNREVVMRVTTV